One Azospirillum sp. B510 genomic window carries:
- a CDS encoding P27 family phage terminase small subunit, which yields MAKRTTGKTTGAAVAQVAHPIPASVAANSRASAVWQEMAAALGQRLTPFNLPILATYCLAVARKEDAETKLGTVGPLVKRKDQADVNPLLEVVERELRIIQNAAKELDAATSPWRRK from the coding sequence ATGGCGAAACGCACCACAGGGAAAACCACGGGCGCGGCAGTGGCGCAGGTTGCCCATCCCATTCCGGCCAGCGTCGCAGCGAACAGCCGGGCAAGCGCCGTGTGGCAGGAGATGGCCGCAGCTCTGGGTCAGCGGCTCACGCCGTTCAACCTGCCGATCCTTGCCACCTACTGCCTCGCAGTGGCGCGGAAGGAGGACGCGGAGACCAAGCTCGGCACCGTCGGCCCGCTGGTGAAGCGGAAGGATCAGGCGGACGTGAACCCGCTGCTGGAGGTGGTGGAGCGCGAGCTGCGGATCATCCAGAACGCCGCGAAGGAACTGGATGCGGCGACATCGCCTTGGAGGAGGAAGTAA
- a CDS encoding terminase large subunit → MAAKRQTRSRATASEPVDKESSTGHARDYAGIADRYARDVVARRIVACRWVRLACKRHLDDKKRKGWPYRWDVWHANDVCDFIEKLPHVEGTWHSSTITLEPPQIFILAAIFGWRRKADGYRRFSSVYIEMARKGAKSTLTAGVALYCLCCEGEVGPQIIIGATTGEQARKVFNPAKKMVERTPALQEAYGVTPWARSVTCSENDGYIQTINAKGSTQDGHNPHVGILDELHAHKDRALYDVVRSADGARKNPMIWAITTAGYNMAGVCYEQRTFVCKVLEGVFEADHYFGIIFTLDEGDDPFDERVWIKANPMLGVTPTLDSMRRYSKEAKASPASEGEFKTKRLNVWLNAASAWLNMAQWSACGDDSLDWKDFDGLECWIGGDLADKDDITALALIAFDKAGRLLIKTRFWLPEAVLLHPDHAEGKGPAPYRTWAKQGHLILTPGDWVDHAEVEKTVREWRSRYGARKAIFDQFAAALMMASRLNDGGEAFAEVLHKNATNVTDPAKELEARVKAGPSKLRHDNNPVMNWMASNAVVSRRVDGTILPKKEAEMSPNKIDGVDAVVNALKPSTVGQPAKPRSVWDTDEFDDADEE, encoded by the coding sequence ATGGCGGCAAAACGACAAACCCGTTCGCGCGCAACGGCATCGGAACCCGTCGATAAGGAGTCCAGCACCGGCCACGCCCGCGACTATGCCGGCATCGCCGACCGTTACGCCCGCGATGTGGTGGCCCGGCGGATCGTCGCCTGCCGGTGGGTGCGGCTGGCATGCAAGCGGCACCTGGACGACAAGAAGCGGAAGGGTTGGCCCTATCGCTGGGATGTCTGGCACGCCAACGACGTGTGCGACTTCATCGAGAAGCTGCCGCACGTCGAAGGCACATGGCACAGCAGCACGATCACCCTGGAGCCGCCGCAGATTTTCATCCTGGCGGCGATCTTCGGGTGGCGGCGGAAGGCTGACGGCTACCGGCGCTTTTCGAGCGTCTACATCGAGATGGCCCGCAAGGGTGCGAAGTCGACGCTGACCGCCGGGGTGGCGCTGTACTGCCTGTGCTGCGAGGGGGAGGTCGGGCCGCAGATCATCATCGGCGCCACGACCGGCGAACAGGCCCGCAAGGTCTTCAACCCGGCCAAGAAGATGGTGGAGCGGACGCCGGCCCTGCAGGAAGCCTATGGGGTGACGCCCTGGGCACGGTCGGTCACTTGCTCGGAGAACGACGGGTATATCCAGACGATCAACGCCAAGGGGTCGACGCAGGACGGACATAACCCGCACGTCGGCATTCTGGACGAGCTTCACGCCCACAAGGACCGGGCGCTTTACGATGTGGTGCGGTCTGCGGACGGCGCCCGCAAGAACCCGATGATCTGGGCGATCACCACCGCCGGCTACAACATGGCCGGCGTCTGCTACGAGCAGCGGACCTTCGTCTGCAAGGTGCTGGAGGGGGTGTTTGAAGCCGACCACTACTTCGGCATCATCTTCACCCTGGACGAGGGGGACGACCCCTTCGACGAGCGGGTGTGGATCAAGGCGAACCCGATGCTGGGCGTCACGCCGACGCTGGACAGCATGCGGCGCTACTCGAAGGAGGCGAAGGCCAGCCCCGCCAGCGAGGGCGAGTTCAAGACCAAGCGCCTGAACGTCTGGCTCAACGCCGCCTCGGCCTGGCTGAACATGGCGCAGTGGTCGGCATGCGGCGACGACTCGCTCGATTGGAAGGACTTCGACGGGCTGGAGTGCTGGATCGGCGGCGACCTCGCCGACAAGGACGACATCACCGCCCTGGCGCTGATCGCATTCGACAAGGCCGGGCGGCTGCTCATCAAGACGCGGTTCTGGTTGCCGGAGGCGGTGCTTCTGCATCCCGACCATGCCGAGGGCAAGGGGCCGGCTCCATACCGGACCTGGGCGAAGCAGGGCCACCTGATCCTGACGCCCGGCGATTGGGTCGACCACGCCGAGGTGGAGAAGACGGTTCGCGAGTGGCGCAGCCGCTACGGTGCCCGCAAGGCGATCTTCGACCAGTTCGCGGCGGCGCTGATGATGGCAAGCCGGCTGAACGACGGCGGCGAGGCTTTCGCCGAGGTGCTGCACAAGAACGCCACCAACGTCACCGATCCGGCGAAGGAACTGGAGGCGCGGGTGAAGGCTGGGCCGTCGAAGCTGCGGCACGACAACAACCCGGTGATGAACTGGATGGCCTCCAACGCCGTGGTCAGCCGGCGGGTGGACGGAACGATCCTGCCGAAGAAGGAAGCCGAGATGTCGCCGAACAAAATCGACGGCGTCGACGCGGTGGTGAATGCGCTCAAGCCGAGCACGGTCGGCCAGCCGGCCAAACCTCGCTCCGTGTGGGACACGGACGAGTTCGACGATGCGGACGAGGAATAG